CCGGATCGATCTGGTTTCACGAGGACTGCTCGGACTGACGGCATCCTGTGCCCGCTGCCATGACCATAAATTCGATCCTGTGCCGATTAAAGATTACTACTCGCTCTACAGCGTGTTTGTCAGCAGTTATGAGCCCGAAGAAAAAGATTTGCCTTTGATCGGCAAGCCTAAGTCAGAGAAGGCTTATGAGAAGTATCAGGAAGAGCGGGCCAAACGCCAGAAAAAAGTAGACGATTATGTACATGCGGAAGCGGACAAATTCCGCGCACAAGCCCGTCTGTCCGTCGGCGAGGTATTACAGGCGGTTGCAGAAAAACAGAACCTGGCCCAAGGGGATGAAAAACCTCAGTATGCTAAAGAAGCACCTCATCGGCGGTATGTGGACCTATGGCGTGCTTTTCTGGCACGAAAATCCAAGGACTATCGTTCGGTATTTGCTCCCTGGTCGGAATTTGCTGGACTCAAAAAACAGAAAGGTGATTTTGCCAGACAGTCAGCTGAAATCATTGAAAAACTATCGCAAGCGGAAGCTGAGACTGATCCGAATAAACGTATTAATCGCCTGGTGATCCATGCTCTCAAAAACAACCCCCCGGAATCGATGTACGATGTCTGTCGGGTTTATGGAAGCGTTTTTAAGGAGGTTGAACAGGCCTGGTTGAAAACTGTTGCTGACGCTGCTAAAGCCAAAACTGCCGCTCCTGAGAAGCTGGACGATCCGGCCGCTGAAGAACTGCGACAGATTTTATATCACTCTGAGACCCCTACTGCCAGCAATGATGAAGTGGCTCTCAGCATGTTCAATCGGGCACAGCGAAATCGCATCCGTCAGCTCGAAAAAGAACTGGCTACATTGGATGTCACCTCTCCGGGAGCACCACCGCGGGCGATGGTAATGTACGATAAAGATCAGCCGGTCACCTCCTTCGTACATTTGCGTGGAAATCCGGGCCGACGTGGTGATAAGGTGCCACGACAGTTTTTCCGGATTCTGGCAGGCGAGGATCGGCAGCCGTTTGCGAAAGGCAGTGGTCGACTGGAACTGGCTCAGGCAATCGCCTCGGCTGATAACCCTCTCACAGCGCGGGTCTTCGTGAACCGGGTCTGGATGCATCACTTCGGGGAAGGACTGGTTCGTACTCCCAGCGATTTTGGCGTCCGCAGTGATCCTCCAACACACCCGAAGCTGTTAGATTATCTGGCGTCCCGCTTCATGGATGAGGGCTGGTCCGTGAAAAAACTCCATAAACTGATCATGTTGTCTGCGACTTATAAGCAGGGAGCACAGGATAATCCAGAGGCTGTTCTGGTTGATGCCGACAACCGTCTGTTATGGAAACATGTTCCTCGACGACTGAGTTTTGAAGCAATGCGTGACTCCATCCTGTTTGTCTCCGGGCAACTGTCGGATGATCGAGGGGGGCGGAGTTTCCAGATCGATCAGATACCGACGGAACCCCGACGAACGGTTTACAGTTTTATCGACCGAAATAATCTGCCCAACGTATTTCGGACGTTTGATTTTGCCAATGTAGAATCCAGTACCGCAGAACGGCCTTACACGACAGTACCACAGCAGGCATTGTTTGCGATGAACAGTCCGCTCTTACTGGAACAGTCGGCTTTACTGGTGAAAGATCTCGACCTGGAAAAGGTTGCTGCCGAGAAAGGCATTGAGGCAGCGATTACACAGCTCTACCAGCGGGTGCTGGCACGAAAGCCTGCCCAGGAAGAAATTGAATTAGGGCGACAGTTTCTGGAACACCACCGGGATCAGGTTAAAACTCCTGCCCGAATGAGTGGCTGGGAAAAATATGCCCAGGTGCTTTGCACTTCAAATGAATTCATGTTTGTAGACTAAGTCTTTCTTCAAAAGATTCGAATAGAATTGGGAGCCTGAACTCATGGCTGATACTATCCCACATTTCAATATTGATCCGATTTTAACGCGGCGACAGATGTTGCAGCGGTGCGGTACCGGTCTGGGCTCGCTCGGACTCGCCTCACTGATGGCTTCTGAAGGAATGTTGAATTCTGCTGAGGGAGCTTCTGGGGTCAATACAGAATCGCCAATGGCACCGAAAACCTCTCATTTTCCGGGTAAAGCCAAGCACGTCATTCATATATTCCTGAATGGTGGGGCCTCTCAAGTCGATACATTCGACCCCAAGCCTGCGCTGGCGAAGTACACTGGTAAGATGCTGCCGACGGAAAACCTGCGGACAGAACGGAAAACCGGGGCCGCCCTGCCCTCACCGTTTAAATTTAAAAAGTACGGCGAGAGTGGTCTCGAAGTCAGCGAGCTGTTCTCTGAACTGGGAGACTGTGTCGACGATATCGCTTTCGTGCGGTCGATGTATACCAACGTGCCGAACCATGAGCCTTCTTTGATGATGATGAATTGTGGCGACCTGATTCAGCCACGCCCGAGTATGGGAGCCTGGGTGACTTATGGTTTGGGGACCGAAAACCAGAATCTCCCCGGTTTCGTAGTGATGTGCCCAGGTGGATATCCGATTACGGAGTCTGCTAACTGGCGTTCTGCTTTTCTGCCGGGTGCCTATCAGGGAACGCACATCGATACCAAACATACTGATATTGAGAAACTGATCAGCAATATCAGAAATAAGAAGCAGTCCCTGCCTGAGCAGCGTCGACAGCTTGACCTGTTGCAGGCTTTGAACCGTCGTCACCAGGAAGCACGGGCCCAGGAGTCTGCCCTGGAGTCCCGGATTCAGTCATTTGAGCTGGCTTATCGTATGCAGATGCAGGCATCAGATGTATTTGACGTCAGCCAGGAGCCACAGCACATCCACGAGATGTACGGTTCTGGAGTGCATGCCCGTCAGATGATGATTGCACGCCGATTGGTGGAACGTGGTGTCCGCTACGTGCAACTCTGGCATGGTGCCGGTCAGCCCTGGGACAACCATGATGAAATTGAGAAGAATCATCGACGTCTGGCTGGTGAGTGTTCTCAGGGAATTGCAGCATTACTCAAAGACCTGAAACAGCGTGGATTATTGCAGGATACGATCGTTGTTTGTGGTGGCGAATTTGGACGGACCCCGGTTGTTGAGCTCCCTACACCCGGAGCTAATGCTGGCAAAATGAATGGTCGTGACCACAACAACCATGGATTCACCGTCTGGCTGGCTGGAGGTGGAGTGAAAGGTGGGCAAGCCTACGGGGCAACCGATGAATTCGGATTTGCTGCTGTTGAAAATAAGGTGCATGTGCATGACCTGCATGCGACACTCTTGAAGCTGCTCGGATTTGATCATGAACGCCTGACCTACCGCTTTGCAGGTCGCGACTTCAGGTTGACTGATGTTCACGGCCGTGTTGTGGATGAACTGATTGCCTGAATCTGATTTCGAATTAACCACCGCAAAGGCCTGCTAAATCGTTTCTACCAGATTAGTGGACAAAGAAATCCCCTGCTTTCGTTGAATCTGTCGGTTGCGTGCTTGACCTGTTCCCTAAAAAAAGGAAGTATTGTTCTGGTATCAGGAAACTTAAGAAAGGATTCAGGAGCATTACTTTAGGGAAATATTCTGTGAGGCGGAAGAGGGGAATTGCGTGGCAGGTGATAATGAGCGCATCAAACTGACTCTGGAGTTACTGGGGACAGGACTCTATCCCGTCATTGAGCAGGAAATGAAATCGGTTTACCAGGACACCTGGATTGACCGTGCCAAAGAGAGTTTCCGTAACTCTCCCCTGACTTCACAGCCTGAAGGTGACGCAATCCGCTGGGACGCGCACTCAACACTTCTGATTTTGTGGGATCACTGGAACAGCGTCTTTCGTAACCGTTTCACTCCTCTGGAACGCAGCTTTGTGGGCGAACTGAGAGAGTATCGAAACCGCTGGGCTCATCAGAGCCAGATTAACACTGACGATACACTCCGTATTCTGGATACCGCTGCCCGTTTGCTGTCCGCCGCTGGTGCGAGGAAAGAAGCACAGCAACTCCAGAAAGAACGTGATCAATTGCTGTATCAGATCCTGCAGTACCAGGAGCAGGTAATTGTCGATTCCCCGGATAACCGCAGGGAGCGTCTGCGTGATGCGATCGTCTTTCTTGTCTGCGGAATCGTGATCGATCTGGGAATCTTCTTTTCTTACGGCACTGGTGGTTTGGCAATTCTGTTTGCTATCTTCGTCACAGCCGTATTCGTGTTTCTGGCTTACCAGCGCTGGGTAACACCTGATAAGCCATCCTACGGTGCACACGAATGCACGAATTGTGGGAAAATTATCTACGGAGAGTCCTGCCCATATTGCAGTGAAACGACGGTGAATACATAAAGAACCGTCGCCTCTTTTTAACTGCTGATCGTATTTTAAGAAAGTGGTTCAATCGAGCCATTCATCAGCAGGGTCGAACTTCGGAAAAACGATGTTGATAATTTTCATGGTGCCGATAGCGCGATGACGGACCCCGGGAGGTATTACGATAGACATTCCGGCGTGTACAGGGATGATTTCGTCATCGAGTTGCATTTGAGCATCTTCACCACACTCCAGGAAGTAGTACGTCTCTGTCAGTTTGCGATGATAGTGCAGCTCAGCTGTTTCTGAGATCTCGGTAACGTGCAGGGTTCCGGGAAACTCATCCACATCAGCAAATGCACGGCGGGCAGTTCCACAAGGGCAAGCGGTCCCTTCGATCTGAGCGAAGTCAGCAACGTGATATTTTTTTTGAGTCGATTCCTGCATGGGGAATGCCCTTTCGAGGGAAACAGGCTGATTTAAAGATAGCTAATGGCTAATTACTTTCAGTATAACAAGGCGATCCAGCTAGCAAAATCCTTACGATGATTTATTGATTTCATCGAGCAGCACTCTGAGAAAAGGTTCCACATCAGTAACCAGCCCGACTGTCTGAAACGTGCCGCGATCTGCCAGTTTAGTGACAGTAGCCGGGTTAATATCCACACAGACCACTCTGACACTGGCCGGTAACAGATTCCCGACAGCGATCGAATGCAGAGTGGTAGCGATCATCAGACAGAAAGAGACTCCCTCTACCATTTCACGCATTTTTCGCTGCGCATCGACCGTATCTGTGATGACATCCGGCAAGGGGCCATCATCACGAATACTTCCCGCCAGCAGGAAGGGGACCTGATTCTTCACGCATTCATACATGATCCCTGATGTTAAGACCCCCTGCTCAACTGCATTTTGAATACTACCCAGACGACGAATCCGGTTGATTGATCGTAAATGGTGTTCGTGACCTTCTTCACTGGATCCACCATGTTCCATTGAGATTCCCAGGCTGGTCCCGTAAAACGATTCTTCGATGTCGTGGGTGGCCAGAGCGTTCCCGGCGAACAGCAGATTGACATACCCTTCCCTGATTAACTCGCTGAAATAAGCTCTACTCCCGGTATGTACTACCGCAGGACCGGCGACCACCAGTATCTTTCCGGCCCCCTGTTTCGCGCGTCGCATCTCGGCGGCGATTTCACGGACGGTAACGCCCTTGGGTTTCTCACTTGAAACTGTACTGTTCATGAATGAAAAACCGGCAACCTCCGGTGCACCTCGATCTATGGGAAAGACACGAGTGCCCCGGGTACCCAGTACGACCAGTTCACCCTCCTGAACATCAGCCATCGGCAGGCAGTGAGCTGATTTATGATCTTTACTCACCACGATGCCGCAATCCATTTCCTGTAGCGATACCGGAATCCAGTTTCCATCTACACGGATCTCGGTTTTCTGATTGGTTGTGCAATAGAACCCTTCCGGGAATGCACCACCCATGTCAGCCTGTGCCAGAAGACAGTCATGCTGTTCCAAGGGAACGGCCCCATGCTGGGCAATCTGAGTCAGGATTGTCTGCAGCGTTTCTTCATTGGGGGCCGTGACTTTGATCTGGGCTCGACTGCTGTCAGACCGGGAATGACCAATTGAAATCTCATCAATCGAGAAATCACCACCTAAAACCGTAATTTCATCCAGAATCTTGGGCAGGAGCAGACTGTCGATGATATGGCCCTGTAATTCGATTTCTTCGCTGACACTGAGTGAACTCTGCTTTTGGAGATCGGATGGTTTATCGGTTGTATCACCCATAACTGGCTCACCTTTCTAAATCAGTCATTTTGACAGGCGAAAAGGACTGATTGATACTGGATTTGGAGAGATCTCTTTTCATAATTCTACGTAATTCAGCTAAAAATCATACACCCAAAATTTGTTTGAACTCCTGACTATCAAATTATTTGCTGTCTTTTTAAGATTTTGCAGGCAGATGGGAATTTTTCGCGACAGACACGATATGAGCGGGAAATTCGATTTTCAGGTGCTGGCTGCTGAGTTCACTGAGATCAGGATAACAGCATTCGATTGACTTTGCCTGAATTCAATCTCATTAGAGAATCTCTGTCACGTCGAGGGGCTGATTGCCTGATCTGTCAGCGTCATCCTGGTAAATGTATTTAAGAATTATCGGCCAGCTTGATTGAATGTAGCTCACTGATTCAGGGTATCGATGGCGACAGGCTCATACAGTCTTGATTCTATACATATTTAATGAATATCATATCTGTTTCTGCACTTGGATCTCTGGGTAGAAGATTCTGAATTTCTGATCAGGTTCTATCTGGAGAATGTATTCTGTTTCAACCTGTTTCCCAAATTGTAATGTTCCTGGTATGGTCAGAATTGGAATAATAGGGCTCGGCCCATATTGGGAGCAGCGCTATGAACCCGTCCTGCGGATGATGGATCAAAGAATCCAGATCAAAGCCGTCTATGATCCGGTGCGCAGTCGAGCGGAACAGGTTTCATCTCAATGGAATGCAGCGGTCGCCTCAGGGATTGAGGCATTGACCACCCGGTATCCCGTTGACGCTTTCCTGCTGTTAAATTCAGAATGGATGAATCACTATCCATTGAAGGTGCTGAGTCAGCAGCATCGCCCCGTGTATATTGCCGGCAGTCTGGGAGAAGATCTGAATCTCCTGGGGGAAATTCATGAGCGGGCAACCGATCAGCTGGTGACATTAATGCCGGAATTCAGCCGTCGTTATTCCCAGGCCACCAGTCGTTTTTTTGAACTGGTTGTCACCCGGCTTGGTAAGCCGGTTTCGATCCATCTGCAAACCTGTCGGCCTGCAGCTGATCAACAGGTGGAGATTCCGGGGCAGAAAAATGAAACTGATTTTCTGGTCGGATTAATCGACTGGTGTTGTTACGTCATGCGCACCAAGCCGGTTAAAGTCCATTCCAGTTTCCATTCAGACTCGAGTATTCAGTCAGAAGATCACTGGAGAATTAAAATCGAATTTCTACCGGATCCGGTCACTGCTGCCGAGCGTTTTGCACTGATTGATATTAAACAACATCAGCAGTCAACCGATTCACTTTATCCCCGACATCAGGTTCATTGCCGGAACGGTCACGCAGAATTTCATTCACCGGATGAGATCCATTGGGAAAATGACACAGAAACGATGACGGAATCACTAAAAAGTGACCGTCAGGAACTGGAAGTCATGCTGGATCACTTTTGTCGCAGAGCTGTGGGCGGGATTATTCCTGTGGCAAATATCAGAGATGTCTGTCAGGCAATCCGGCTGGTTCAACTGGCCCGCTGCAGTCTGGAATCAGGGACGCCTCAATTATATCAGGTCGATTAAACTGCAGCCCGATTCTTTGGATCCGAACAGCAGTCTAGATAGTGCCGCTCAGCGTTTCTTATATTGCTTTTGAGCATGCGGGTGGGCTTTTTCATAGGTCTCTCGCAGGCGGGCAGTGCTGACGTGGGTGTAGATCTGTGTGGTTGTCAGACTTTTGTGCCCCAGCATTTCCTGAACACTTCTCAAATCGGCACCGCCATCCAGTAGATGTGTAGCGAAGCTGTGCCGCAGTGTATGTGGGCTGGTCTTTTTATCCAGGCCTGTCTGCAGCAGGTATTTCTCCAGCATCCGGCCGACGCTACGAGATGTCAGTCGCGTTTTTAGCCGGTTCAGAAAAAGAGCATCTGCATCAGGATGAAATTCTGGCTTACCCTCACGTTCTGCTGTCCAGCGCTGGAGTGCTTTGGCGGCATAACTGCCGATGGGAGCAATACGTTCCTTGCGGCCTTTTCCAAGCACTCGAATGATATTTGCATCCTGATCCCAGTCGCTTACATTGAGTGCCACGAGTTCGGAAACACGTAGCCCTGCTGAATACAGCGTTTCCAGAATGGCTCTGTCTCTTAAGCCCATTTTCTGATTGGCAGGTGGCGCTTCCAGGAGCGCACCAATCTGATCTGTTGTTAAAAAATGAGGCAGTTTTCTTCCGGTCCGCGGAGTTCGTAGCGGCTTGGCCGGATTCGTTTGAGTGAATCCTTCGCGGCAACAGTAACGAAAAAAACTCCGCAGGCACGCCAGGCGTCTGGCAATCGTAGTCTTTTCGTACTGACACTCATGTAAGTACGCGACGTAACGTCGTAATTCGCTGATTCCGATCTGATCGGGCGACAGGAGCGTCTCTTCGTACTCGGTCAGATATTCCAGCAGGCTTCCCAAGTCTTCTGAATACGATTTCAAGGTCAGTTCAGATGCATTTCGTTCGATATCGAGGTACCTGAGGAAACTGTCAATCGCATCGTGCAGTTCAACTGGCCTGACATGCTCAGAGGATATCATGTGAATGCTGGTCTGGCTGAATGAATGAGTGGATTTCAGAGTCTGAGAGAAATGCTGTCAGCATCGTTCTCATGCAGTTTTGCGTAATCTGCCAGTTTGCTGTTCCTGTTCAGCTTCCCGTCTCAGTTTTCTGACTTTCTGACTCATGACTGCTGCATCATACCAGGTGAAGCTCAACTCTTTATCTGCTGCGTATTGTCCCAGTGTTTGAAGCATCTGGGAAGAACTGGCATCGTCATACAGAAAAACATAGCGTTCTGAATCTTTTACCAATGCAACGACATTCATTTGTTGTTTCACAGTAGCAGTCCTTTTTTATTCATCAGAGCACTTATGTCAGAGACAGGATTGGTTGGAAGTGCTCAAGCAACCGCGCTAATTAATATCGGCGGTTAAGAGGTGGGGTTATCGATATTTTCTGACCTTGAAGATCATCTGGTGCTCAGCCTGACCACCATGTAGTGTTAACATCTCTACAATCATTAAATGTGCTGTAAACCGTATAAAGTCTTCACTCCGATGCAGGTAAGCTTCCCAGCCTCCACTGCGGCGGTCTCCGCTGACTTCCAGATAATCACGTAAGTTGGCGACCAGAGCGGCGTCAGAACCGTCAAACAGCCGTGTATAAGACATGAATGGCTGGCGAGGATCACAGACGCCGATTTCAGTCGCAGCGGTGGGAGGGCAAAATTCACCAAACTGCTTCGTGTATGAAGGAGTTGCAGTAGAATTTGTTTCGGGAAGGTGATGTGGGGAGGGAGAAGGTGCCTCCATTGATTTTTGAACTGTTGGCGAGTTCACAGCAGGTTTAGCTTTCAGTGGAAGCTGACCAAAGGGGGATGTTGAATCGGCACCCTGATTCGATTGGGCAGAGACTTGGATCACCTGCTGCTGGTTTTGTGTATACGGCCAGGATGCAAGTGGCTCTTCGGATTGACCTCTGAAAACTGGTTCGGATGCAGGCTCAGGTATCTGGGATTCAGGTGGACATTCAGCCGATGCGGATTCCTTATATGATTTGAATTTAGCTTTCATCTCCTGACGGGTGTGTTTCCGTTCCAGATGATTGGAATACCGGACTTCTTTTTTGGCTTCATGATTCACAATCCGATCCAGTTTAAACACCTGGTTCAGGACTGATTTTTTCTCGCGCCGCTCTTCTACCAGAAGTGGAACTCCGGGAGTAAATTCCTGGGCATGAGGCGAGTACCAGGAGACCTGCAATCCAATTCGAGGCGGATAATAGGGGGAGTAATCAGTGACTGCACCGATCACAACGGCATCAACGTCAAGAACTTTCGCCAGCTTGAGCACGTCATCCGGATTATTCATCTGCAGCTGATGTTCCACCATCGCCACTTCAGCAACACCGACTGGTAAGACCTGAAAACCTGGGACCTTCTGTAGTTCTGAATAATAGGCGAGGGCAAACCGGCGTCCGTCGACTTCTGGCTCCTGGCTCAAATTAAAAAAAGGAACTACAGCAACGGTTTTGAGTCTCGGATTTGGATTGGTCACAGTGGTCCGCATGATCACGCACCCTGTCAGGCTCGACAAACCAATCAATATTGCCAAAATACGAGTCAGCACCAGATCATTTCCCGCGGTGGAGGTTAGAATAAAGCGATATCGACTTTATCGGCATAATCGGTAGGGTGACTTCAATGAGAAATATTTTGTTATTCCCCCTATATTCACATCGTTGATTTGAAAGATTCTGCTGTCGTTAACCGAGTAAGAGCCTGATTTGGTCAGTATTTTCAGTTGTCTAATCCCCTGTTAAAATAAAAACTCAGTACCCAAGTTTTGTCATATTTTCAATTTGAACGAACATGAATCAAACTTTACCCCCTAAGCCCGCGTCTCGTCCTGCCGTCTGTTATGGGACTCTTAAGCTCGAGTCGCGATATCTCCTTTCTCCATTAGCGGGCTATACAAATTTACCTTTTCGACGAATTGTCAGAGAACTGGGTGGTGTCGGGCTGGCAACCACCGATCTGGTGAATGCACGGGGCCTGCTGGAAGGAAGTGAGAAAACGCTTCAGTTGATTCAAACCTGTCCAGAGGACTCCCCCTTCGCAGTGCAAATCTTCGGTAGTAAACCGGAATACATGCGGGATGCGGCACAGTTACTTGAGTCCCGCGGGGTCGATTCCATCGATATTAATATGGGTTGCCCGGTGAATCGGATTGTCAAGGGGGGCGCCGGGGCCAGTATGATGTGTCGCCCCAGTGACACAGTTTCCCTGGTGCAGACTGTAGTAGATGCTGTCAAAATTCCCGTCACAGTCAAGATGCGGCTCGGTTGGGATGATTCTGATTTATCAGCCCCCTTCTTTGCCCGGGAGTTCGAGCAGGTGGGAATCGTGGCAGTTGCCATCCATGGTCGTACTCGCGAGCAGGGGTTTAAGGGAACTGTAAATCATGATGGCATCCGGCAAGTCGTAGAAGCTGTAGAGTCCATTCCCGTAATAGGCAATGGTGATGTCACCTCGATCGCGGATGCGGATTTCATGCTGAAAACGACAGGTTGTGCAGGGGTATCGATTGGACGCGGAGCACTGGCAAACCCATGGATCTTCAGGCAGCTCGTGCAATGGGAGCAGACAGGGGACTGTGATCCCCCGGGTAATTTTGATGAGCGGCTTGAACTCCTCTTAAGGCAGTTTCGCTATCTGTTGGAGATGACCACCGAGAATCGGGCGATCTCCATGTTTCGGAAAATGGGGCACTGGTATTTGAAATCGATGCGCGTCAAACCGGCATTGCGACATGAATTCCAGTGTGCCCAGACACTGGCAGACTTTGATCAGGCGATCCGCAATATTGCGTCGCAAGGACCCACTTCCGGATCGCGGACAGGCACATTACCTGATATGCATATCCCCGTGCCTGGTGGGCCGGTGGAACGCTGGTAAGTATTTGACTAGACGTCAGCGTCGATTTCTTCCATCAGAGAGGGGTCAAGTTCGATACGTAGCTTACTGATTCTGCGTTCGTCCGACTCGATGACCTCAATACGCAACTGTTGCCAGGTCATGGTTTCTCCCGGTAGCGGGACTTTACCGAACTGGGTGATTACGAATCCTCCAATCGTATCGAAGTCTTTGCCTTCAGGCAGCCCATAATCATATTGTTCATTCAGATCATCGATATGAACGCGGGCATCGACTTCCACCAGGTTTTCACCCAGTTCAAAAATCATCTGCTCCTCTTCTTCATCAAATTCATCGACGATATCCCCCACAATTTCTTCGAGAACATCTTCCATGGTGACGAGACCCGCTACTCCGCCGTATTCGTCGATAACGATTGCCATGTGAACATGTTCTTTCTGCATGGTTTCCAGCAGAGAATCGATTCCGGTCGTTTCAGGGATGTAGAAGGGGGTAAACATCAGATCCTTGATCGTGAGCTGTTCCGCTGAGTTCAGGTTCTGATTTTCTTTGGAGTAATGCTTAAGAAGTTCCCGGGCATAGAGAATGCCGACGATGTCGTCTGTAGATTCTCCAATTACAGGGATCCGGGAATGTCCTACATCGATAAATTTGAGCAGCGCTTCATCCAGCGTTGCAGTTACGGAAATGTATTCCATATCCATTCGCTGGGTCATGATAGCTCCGACGTCCTCATCCTGCAGTTCCATCACTCGCTGGATCATCTTGCCTGCTTCCGACTCCAGAATGCCTCCTCGGGCTCCTTCTTCTACTACCGAGAGGATTTCTTCACTGATGTTTGCCTCGCGGCCGTTCTTGTTCTCTTCTTTCCCTGCCAACCGGTGTGAGAATTCATCGATTTTCCAGGACAGCCACGTGACTGGGCTCAGGAAAACGGGGATCCAGCGTACCAGTGGCCAGGATCGTTGCAGGAATTGTTCTCCTGCGATACGGGACAGGGTCCAGGGGAGGGTTAACATAACCAGAATGGCAGTCAAAAGACCTAGTAGCAACTCAGCCGCAAACTGGGCGGTGACAACCAGTGAATTGAATTCGGCCGGTATGTGTATATACAGTCGCGTCAGGATAATTGAGAGGAGAATAACACCTGTCAGATAACAGATATCAGCGGCCAGGAGGACTGTGGGGTGTGAACGTAGAATTTCGCTGAATCGATCTGGGACTCCCGCCTCAGTACAAAGTGTTTCCAGTCGGCTGCGAGAGAAATCTCTCAGAGAAAAGCCCAGTAAACCTGAAAACAGGATCAAGGCGATGAGTACGGTAATAACCAGCGGGACCATTTGTCGATTAAATAACCAAATATCAGGGGAAGAAGTTGAAGCTGGAACTCAGCCAGTTCAGGTTAGAGTTTACCTTTTGGAAACTCAGAGATAAATCGGTAACTCGGGAATATTCTGATCATATTTCACTCTTCGCGGCGAGGAATCTGTAATTTCCAGCGATCAAAAATCTGCTGTTCGCGGGCTCTCATCACTTTTAATTCCTCTTCCGACAGGTCGTCGTAACCACACAGATGCAACAATCCGTGCACGACATACAGTAGAAATTCATCTGCAGCGGACCAGTGGTATTGTTCGGCCATGGAAATCGCCATCTCTGCTGAGATAATGACTTCACCTTCTATCGACTTCCCTGCTCCTCTGATGACTGATTGGTCCAGACTTTCGTTCTGGGAGCACTCCAGCAGAAAACTGAGCACGTCCGTGTCATAATCGTGTGACAGATATTGCTGATTCAATTCCCTGATTGTGGGGTTATCCACAATCGCCAGACTGATCTCTGCCTGGGTTACCTGCTCTGCTTCCAGCAGGTAGCGGACTGCGTCTTGAAGCTGGGGCTCATCAATCGCGAGAAGATTTTGAGAGTTCTGGATATCGATCTGATACTGGTCGGTTGTGTTCATTCCGTGGTTGATTACTTGATTATGCAGAACGTTCTTCGGGGTACTTGATGCGTCCGTGATAGATCCCAATCAGAGATTTCACCAGGGATTCTTCGACAATATTAATCTCACTCAATGTCAGCGAACATTCGTTAAACTGTCCGTCCAGCAACCGTTTCATCACCAGTGAATGGACCAGAGACTTAATCCGTTTCGGAGTTGGATCACTTAAGGTTCGACTGGCGCTTTCCACTGCGTCGGCTAACATCATGACCCCTGCTTCGCGAGTCTGCGGTTTAGGGCCGGGATAGCGGAAGGATGACTCTTCAGCATCGGTTTT
The genomic region above belongs to Gimesia chilikensis and contains:
- a CDS encoding DUF1501 domain-containing protein translates to MADTIPHFNIDPILTRRQMLQRCGTGLGSLGLASLMASEGMLNSAEGASGVNTESPMAPKTSHFPGKAKHVIHIFLNGGASQVDTFDPKPALAKYTGKMLPTENLRTERKTGAALPSPFKFKKYGESGLEVSELFSELGDCVDDIAFVRSMYTNVPNHEPSLMMMNCGDLIQPRPSMGAWVTYGLGTENQNLPGFVVMCPGGYPITESANWRSAFLPGAYQGTHIDTKHTDIEKLISNIRNKKQSLPEQRRQLDLLQALNRRHQEARAQESALESRIQSFELAYRMQMQASDVFDVSQEPQHIHEMYGSGVHARQMMIARRLVERGVRYVQLWHGAGQPWDNHDEIEKNHRRLAGECSQGIAALLKDLKQRGLLQDTIVVCGGEFGRTPVVELPTPGANAGKMNGRDHNNHGFTVWLAGGGVKGGQAYGATDEFGFAAVENKVHVHDLHATLLKLLGFDHERLTYRFAGRDFRLTDVHGRVVDELIA
- a CDS encoding cupin domain-containing protein; its protein translation is MQESTQKKYHVADFAQIEGTACPCGTARRAFADVDEFPGTLHVTEISETAELHYHRKLTETYYFLECGEDAQMQLDDEIIPVHAGMSIVIPPGVRHRAIGTMKIINIVFPKFDPADEWLD
- a CDS encoding Swt1 family HEPN domain-containing protein, producing the protein MAGDNERIKLTLELLGTGLYPVIEQEMKSVYQDTWIDRAKESFRNSPLTSQPEGDAIRWDAHSTLLILWDHWNSVFRNRFTPLERSFVGELREYRNRWAHQSQINTDDTLRILDTAARLLSAAGARKEAQQLQKERDQLLYQILQYQEQVIVDSPDNRRERLRDAIVFLVCGIVIDLGIFFSYGTGGLAILFAIFVTAVFVFLAYQRWVTPDKPSYGAHECTNCGKIIYGESCPYCSETTVNT
- a CDS encoding PSD1 and planctomycete cytochrome C domain-containing protein produces the protein MKRLPICSSPTVKSHLIPKAFYLAACVYLSYTASVEANAANTKKIPAEQVEFFEKEIRPVLVKRCYACHGSKKQEASLRLDSHAWMMKGSDTGAAVVPGDPQKSRLIQVIQYHDDDSQMPPEGKMPPQEIAALTRWVKMGTPWPYSEKDAKAVPSDGAYDYEALSSSHWAFQPVSKPSVPPVKNEQLADSPVDHFVLSRLEEKGLSLSPPADQRKLIRRACLDLTGLPPSYEEVEAFVNDKDPQAYEKLIDRLLASPEYGERWGRHWLDVARYADTKGYVFTSERRYPYSYTYRDYVIRAFNEDLPFNQFILEQLAADQLDRKGDDRSLAALGFLTVGRRYRGNIHDITDDRIDLVSRGLLGLTASCARCHDHKFDPVPIKDYYSLYSVFVSSYEPEEKDLPLIGKPKSEKAYEKYQEERAKRQKKVDDYVHAEADKFRAQARLSVGEVLQAVAEKQNLAQGDEKPQYAKEAPHRRYVDLWRAFLARKSKDYRSVFAPWSEFAGLKKQKGDFARQSAEIIEKLSQAEAETDPNKRINRLVIHALKNNPPESMYDVCRVYGSVFKEVEQAWLKTVADAAKAKTAAPEKLDDPAAEELRQILYHSETPTASNDEVALSMFNRAQRNRIRQLEKELATLDVTSPGAPPRAMVMYDKDQPVTSFVHLRGNPGRRGDKVPRQFFRILAGEDRQPFAKGSGRLELAQAIASADNPLTARVFVNRVWMHHFGEGLVRTPSDFGVRSDPPTHPKLLDYLASRFMDEGWSVKKLHKLIMLSATYKQGAQDNPEAVLVDADNRLLWKHVPRRLSFEAMRDSILFVSGQLSDDRGGRSFQIDQIPTEPRRTVYSFIDRNNLPNVFRTFDFANVESSTAERPYTTVPQQALFAMNSPLLLEQSALLVKDLDLEKVAAEKGIEAAITQLYQRVLARKPAQEEIELGRQFLEHHRDQVKTPARMSGWEKYAQVLCTSNEFMFVD